Sequence from the Christiangramia fulva genome:
AGCGATGAATATTTTGATGAAAACCTTTGTCCGGTTTGTGCCGATGATCGCCAGTACATCAATCTAAACGGTCAGCAATGGACGAGCTATAAGCAAATGAAAGACAGTCATAGCCTTTATTTTAATAAGCTGAGAAACGATATTTACGAGATTTCAATCAGGCCTTCGTTCGCGATCGGCCAAAAAGCGCATCTTATCCTGCATCCTGAAGGCAATGTTCTCTGGGACTGTTTGCCGTTTTTAGATGAAGCAGCCGCAGCTTTTATAGATAAACTTGGCGGTTTAAAGGCCATCGCTATTTCGCATCCTCATTATTATAGTTTAATGGCCGAATGGGCAGGGTATTTCGATTGTCCTGTTTACCTGCATGAAAACGACAGGAAATGGGTCTTTGATAAGGAGGATAATATTCACTTTTTTTCAGAAGACAAACTTGAGATAACAAAGGGAATTGAAATTGTAAATTCCGGCGGACATTTTCCCGGCAGCACGGTTTTGCATTATAAATCGGAGAATCAGGCACCAACATTGTTTGGGGGCGACACGCTATACCTTTCCCTGAACAAAAAGCATCTTAGTGCGATGTATAGCTACCCAAACAATATTGCCCTCGAAAAAAAGGAATTATTTCGTTGTTTTGAAAAAGTAAAAGAGCTTGATTTTGATGCTTTTTTCGGAGCCTTTTCCTGGCAAAATTTATTTGAAGGTGCCGGTGAGATCTTTAAAAAATCGTATGAAAGATATCGCGGGATTTATTCCTGATATTGTTAAAATTCAAAAATCCTGCGTCTTTTTCATGATTTGATCGTCCTGTTTAAAAGACGAATTTTAAACAAGACGAATTTGTACCTTTAAAATAAGATTATGGAAAAACTGACAAAATATAAAGACATTTCTGAACTGTGGCTTCAATACAAGGATGCGTTACGAAATTATATCTTCAAAATCGTTAAAGATGAAGACACCGCTAACGGACTTTCTCATGAAGTCTTAATGAAGGTCTATTCTTCGTGTTGTTCGATGAGGCCAATCAGGAATGTGCGCTCATGGCTTTTCCAGATCGCCTACAATACCTGCATGGATTACTTTCGCCGGCAGAGTAAAAAAACCGAAATAAAATGTGAGCCCGATGCGACTGATGAAAATCCGGTTTACCGCGAGGCCGCGGAATTTGTTGAACCTTTGATCAAATTTTTACCTGAAAAATATGCCTATCCGCTGGAATTGGCAGATATCAGGGGCATGAAACAACAGGAGGTTGCCGAAGAACTCGGTTTAAGCCTTACTGCCACCAAAAGCAGAATTCAGCGCGCCCGGCACATGTTAAGAGAGCAGATCACTGAATGTTTCCATGTGGAAATAGATAAAAACGGGAATCTTACGGCTTTTAACGTAAAAGGAAGTTGTGCATCTTTACAGGATCACATAAAAAACGGGAATAATTCTGCGGCTTTTTAAGCTCTTTTTCGTCATGATAATGAAAGGAATAATAACCAAAAATCATTGTTATGAATACTCAAGAAAAAAGAACAGAAAAGGCATGTGATTGTACTTCAAAATTTTCAAAAAGAGCCAAGCGAATTTCCAGGTTGCTCATTCCGAAAGCTGACCAGAACTGGCTGCTTTATAAATAATTTATTTAATTATCAATAGAGAAGGCCGGGATTCCCGGCCTTCTCTATTTAAATTCTAGCTTATGAAAGCACTAACTTTTTCAAATTTCGGCGGTCCAGAAGTTTTAGAATATAAAGAAATTGCATCTCCTGTCGCAGGAGAAAATGAAGTCCTTATTAAAATGAAAGCGATTGGTTTGAATTATGCCGACATCTATCGCAGACGTGGGAATTATCATTTGAAAGGTAATCCGCCTTTCCTGGCAGGTTATGAAGGAGCGGGAATTGTTCTGAAAAGCAACTCCAAGAACTTCCTGCCTGGAGACCGGGTTGGATTTGCTGATGTCCCTTATGCTAATGCTGAATATGTAAAAGCTCCCGAAGAAAAATTGATAAAACTACCTGAAGATATTAGTTTTGAAAATGCGGCCAGTATTCTTTTACAAGGATTAACGGCTCAATTCCTCTCCGAGGAAAGTTACTCGATTAAAGAAAATGATTTTGTGGTAATCCATGCGGCCGCAGGAGGTGTGGGCCAAATCCTTACCCAATTGGCAAAAATAAAAAATGCACAGGTGATAGGCCTTAGCAGAAAGAAGGAAAAGCTCGATATTATTAAAGAAAATGGAGCAGCCCATGCGATATTATTAAATCAAAAATGGGAAAAAGAGGTTTTCAAGATTACTAATCATGGGGCTAATGTAGTTTACGATAGTGTTGGCAACACTCTAAACAAGAGCCTTGCCGTAACACGTGAGGGCGGGACCACCGTCTTTTTTGGAATGAGTGGGGGCGATCCAAAGCCCATAGATCCCAGATATCTGATGGACCGAAGCCTCAAGCTCGTAGGTGGTGATTTATGGGGATATATTAAAAGTCCGGTTAAGAGAAGAAAGAAAGCGGCCAACCTATTCAGTCTTTT
This genomic interval carries:
- a CDS encoding MBL fold metallo-hydrolase, yielding MKRREFVKYSGIAAGALYLMKPLNIPEDKNLKTRIMKISNPEKNNICVTCGTRYSDEYFDENLCPVCADDRQYINLNGQQWTSYKQMKDSHSLYFNKLRNDIYEISIRPSFAIGQKAHLILHPEGNVLWDCLPFLDEAAAAFIDKLGGLKAIAISHPHYYSLMAEWAGYFDCPVYLHENDRKWVFDKEDNIHFFSEDKLEITKGIEIVNSGGHFPGSTVLHYKSENQAPTLFGGDTLYLSLNKKHLSAMYSYPNNIALEKKELFRCFEKVKELDFDAFFGAFSWQNLFEGAGEIFKKSYERYRGIYS
- a CDS encoding sigma-70 family RNA polymerase sigma factor gives rise to the protein MEKLTKYKDISELWLQYKDALRNYIFKIVKDEDTANGLSHEVLMKVYSSCCSMRPIRNVRSWLFQIAYNTCMDYFRRQSKKTEIKCEPDATDENPVYREAAEFVEPLIKFLPEKYAYPLELADIRGMKQQEVAEELGLSLTATKSRIQRARHMLREQITECFHVEIDKNGNLTAFNVKGSCASLQDHIKNGNNSAAF
- a CDS encoding quinone oxidoreductase family protein codes for the protein MKALTFSNFGGPEVLEYKEIASPVAGENEVLIKMKAIGLNYADIYRRRGNYHLKGNPPFLAGYEGAGIVLKSNSKNFLPGDRVGFADVPYANAEYVKAPEEKLIKLPEDISFENAASILLQGLTAQFLSEESYSIKENDFVVIHAAAGGVGQILTQLAKIKNAQVIGLSRKKEKLDIIKENGAAHAILLNQKWEKEVFKITNHGANVVYDSVGNTLNKSLAVTREGGTTVFFGMSGGDPKPIDPRYLMDRSLKLVGGDLWGYIKSPVKRRKKAANLFSLFRSGKIKIKEPVKFRLEEGRKAHEFLEFGNSNGKVLLIP